In Magnolia sinica isolate HGM2019 chromosome 12, MsV1, whole genome shotgun sequence, a single genomic region encodes these proteins:
- the LOC131220460 gene encoding NEP1-interacting protein 1-like codes for MEGFGVGFFVRALEKLAFGGFTCFFALVGACIGTITGALTGHKTETGFVSGAGIGAISGAVVSVDIFESLIAGDTLSKIAIFGSLLNGKIFREWVSPAMLKAYQWQTSTLESNDRETSDIFDVSVTRGVSLEFIKKLPEFSITCSISMELCGEICCAVCLQDFIKGENARTLLICRHLFHVQCIDRWLLRHGSCPICRRDV; via the exons ATGGAAGGTTTTGGAGTTGGTTTTTTTGTTAGAGCTTTGGAAAAGCTTGCTTTTGGTGGATTCACCTGCTTTTTTGCATTGG TGGGCGCTTGTATAGGAACGATTACAGGTGCGCTTACAGGCCATAAAACGGAAACCGGATTTGTAAGTGGCGCTGGGATTGGCGCTATCTCTGGCGCTGTCGTGTCTGTGGACATTTTTGAATCGTTGATAGCAGGGGACACCTTATCAAAG ATTGCCATCTTTGGTAGCCTACTAAATGGGAAGATATTCAGGGAATGGGTGAGTCCCGCAATGCTCAAGGCATATCAATGGCAG acTAGTACGCTCGAGTCCAATGATAGAGAAACATCTGATATTTTCGATGTGAGTGTCACCAGAGGTGTATCGCTGGAATTCATCAAGAAGCTACCCGAATTCAGCATTACTTGCAGCATAAGCATGGAGTTATGTGGAGAGATCTGTTGTGCAGTTTGTCTACAG GATTTCATAAAGGGGGAGAATGCGAGGACATTGCTCATTTGCAGACACTTATTCCATGTGCAATGCATAGATAGGTGGCTACTCAGACATGGATCTTGCCCTATTTGTAGACGAGATGTTTAA